The nucleotide window AAGACGGAAATATTATTCATAAAAAATATAAAGAAAACAGCTCGAAAATGACATGGTATGCTTGTTGTATGCCGGATACATTCAATACATTTATAAAAAGTCCGCTTATAGAAGCAAGATTAACAGGACTTTATACATATTTGTTCAGGATGAAAGGAATGCTACGTTGGGCTTACGGTATATACGTGGAAGATATTTATTCGGATATTTCCTATAAAACTGAAAAATGGTCGGCAGGAGATATGTTTTTTGCTTATCCCGGAAAAAATATGAAGCCTGTTCATAGTTTGAGAGAAAAAAATATGCTTTACGGAATACAGGATTTTAATATATTCAAGCAATTGGAAGAAAAATTCGGAAATTTGGAAGGGAAATTAAAAGAAAAATTGGCTATTCATGAGGTAATAAAAAGAAACGGTGGAGATATTGATTTGGGAACTTATTCTGCAATAAATGAATATAGAAAAGTAAGAAATGAGATTGTTAAGGATAGTTTGTTATAATTAAATATAGCTAAGTTTAAGATTGAGGAGTGAAATTATGGACTATAGGATAAGAGAAATGGAGAAAGATGAGTACCCTTTATTAAAGAACTTTCTATATGAAGCAATTTATATTCCTGAAGGAGAAAAAATTCCTGATAAGTCAATTGTAAATTTATCTGAACTTCAAAATATTATAAAGATTTTGGCAGTTTTAAAGATGATATTGCACTTGCAGCAGATGTAAAAGATAAAGTTATAGGTGCTGCTTGGGTTCGTATAATGGACGATTACGGGCATATTGATAACGAAACACCGTCTCTTGCTATGTCGTTATTTAAAGAATACAGAAATCTGGGAATCGGAACGGTACTTTTAAATGAATTACTTTCGGAATTAAAAATAAGAGGTTATCTAAAGGTGTCCTTATCGGTACAAAAAGACAATTATGCACAAAAAATGTATAAAAAAGCAGGTTTTAAAGTTATAAAGGAAAATGAGGAAGAATATATTATGTTGGCCGAATTATAGTGCAAAATTAGGCTTTCGGAAATAGTTTAAAAATAAAAAATGATTAAAATTAAAAAGTAGTACCGGGAAATATTCTATTTTATTATGTTGATAGATAAGAGTGTTGAAATAAATTGTCAGGATCATTTCCCAACCATAAAAATTCTGTCTGCAACTCTTTCAGCCTGTTCGGGATTATGCGTAGTTAAGATTATCGTATATTTCCCGGACAGTTTTTTTATTAAATTTTCTATTATTAGTGAGTTTTCTTCGTCCAAAGAAGAGCAAGGCTCGTCAAAAATAAGAATATCGGGATTTGTTGTAAGCATTCTTGCTATACAAAGTCTTTGTTTCTGTCCTCCCGCCAGTTTGACAGCAGACATTTTAAGATTATCTTTAACTTCATTGTAAAGATTTACGTCTTTTAAATATTTTTCCACTCTTTCTTTTTTATCTTTTATTTTTCCCTCGTAAAACTCTATAGGATACAGAATATTACTTTCTATAGACAAAGGAAAAGGCTTTGAATCCTGAAATAAAGTAGACACTTTTCTTCTCAGATTAAGCAGTTTTATTGATTTTATATTTTGACCGTTGAGGAAGACATCTCCTGTGTATTTTCCGCCATTTTCTTCGAGAAAACCGTTAATAAGCGATAAAAGTGTAGATTTCCCGCAACCTGACTGTCCCATAATACACAGAATCTCATTCTTTTTGACATTAATATTTATATTTTTCAAAATTTCTTTATTATCGTAAGATATACTAATATCTTTTATTTCCAATATATTCAATTATCTTTCCTCCCAATCCGCTTATTATAATTTCAGATAAAATATGTAAAATAATAAGAATACATATTAAAACAAATGCTGTCGCATAAGCTTTGTCGTGTAAGGCAGTCTGTCCCAAAAGCATATGAAGATGAAAAGGCAGTGCCATTACAGGGCTTAGCAATTTATCAGAAGTTCCTCCTATAAATACGGCTCCTGTCAAAAGAAGAGGTGCTGTCGCTCCGATGGCGTGACTTCCTGCCAATATTCCTGTAGAAACGATTTCTTTTTTTATTACGGGAAGTATAAGTTTTCGACACATATAATCTTTTTCAATTCCTAGAGAATAACTGTCTTTTATAAATTGACGATCCATGTTTAATACAGCTTTCTCAATCCTCACTTCTACAAAAGGAAAAACCATAATCCCGAGTGCAATTCCAGCAGTCAGCATACTTCTCGGCACATTAAAAGTAACTATGAAAAATCCGTATACAAACAATCCGATAATTATCGAAGGAATGGAAGCTATACATTGGACTGTCAGATTTATGACTGTACCGATTATTTTAGATTTACAGTAAATTGTATTGTAAATGGCACAGGCAACCCCTAATAATACAGAAAACAAGATAGCTATAAACATCAGAAAAATAGATCCGATGATTGCATTTTTAACTCCGCCCTCACTTCCCAAAGGCATTCCTTCGGGATTTTTAAAGATAAAATCCAAGTTTACTCTGCCGATACCTTTAGATATTATAAAATAAAATATACCGAAAATAACTGAAATAACAGTAATTGTCGAAATATAAATCCATGTTTTAATAATCAGGTCATTATTTTTCAATATATATTCTCCTCATTTTATTTAAAATAAAAAATATTATATTAATTATCATTACAGTTGTAAGCAGGACAAATGCCGAAGCGAATAATGCCGAGTAATGTTTACTTCCCACCTCGCTCATTCCGATTTCCAATGCTATCAGTGCAGGAACAGTTTCCGCTTTGGTAAGCAGTTTTGGAAATTGCGGAGAGTTTCCGATAACTGTCATAACCGCCATAGTTTCCCCTGTAGCTCTTGCGAAAGCCAATATAAATGCAGTTAATACAGAAAATCTCGTTTCTCTGAAAACAATTTTTCGTATGAAATACTCCTTTGTAATACCCATTGCATCCGAATCTTTTCCGTATTTTTCTTTTATTGTTTCAATATGTTCTATACAGTTTGCCACAAAAAAAGGAATTATCATAACGGATAAAATCAAACTTCCTGCAAGCACAGATTCTCCTGTGGACATTCTGAAAGTTTTTTCCAGTATTTTTAATATAACCGTCATTCCGAAAAATCCGTATACTATGGACGGTATACCCGAAAGGATATTTACCGCCCATATAATCATTTTTTTAAAAATACCTTTGGAATAAAAGCAAATATACATTGAAATCCCGTATGAAAAGGGAAACGATATTATACAAGCCAAAATCGAAATATAAAAACCCGCATATAAAATATTGAATATTTGAAAACTCTGATTGGGCTCGCTTGCTCTCCAAACTTTTCCGAATATAAAATCCGGGATTTTGACTTCTTTAAAGAAAGGCAAAGCTTCCGCAAATAAATATATCAGCAACACCGCCAAAATGAACATAGACAGTGTTGTCAGAAGATATATCGAGTATTTGAAAATGTTTTTCACTTTTTACCCCTTTATTTTATTCAGAAACAGGAATGAATCCCATACTTTTTATAACTTTTTTTCCTTCTTCGGATTTGAGTAAATCAACGAAAATTTTTTCAGTTTTTGTCAATTCGCCTTTTTTCATTATTATTAAAGGTCTTGAAATATAATAAGATTTATTTAATATGTTTGCTTCTGTAGGTTCAACACCGTCGACTTTTAACGGAGTAAGTTTTCCGGCATTTTGGTTAGTTATCCCGAAAGAAGCATATCCTATAGCGTTTTTGTTTTCAATTATTTTTTCTACCAATGCTCCCATTGTAGGTGCCTGAATAGTATCCTGTCTGACATTGATGTCTTTCATTATATTTTTTTAGAAAACTTCGTGAGCTCCTCCGCTTAAATCACGAGTTACAACTACAATTTCTTCGTCAGGCAGAGATTTGTCCAAATCGCTCCATTTTTTGTATTCTCCTGAAAATATTTTTATAATTTCTTCTTTTGTAATATTTCCGCCTTTTAACTGTATGAATTTGTTTTGAGGGTTTACTGAAATTGTCAATGCGTCAAGTCCCAATGTAAATGCTTTTAAATTTTTTATTTTTTCTTTTTCTCCGTCTTTTATATCACGGGCAAGCATTCCGAAGTTTGCGACACCGTCCATAACGGCTTTTACCCCTGCTCCTGAACCTCCCGAAGACACGTATATAGTGATGTTTTCTGCAGGTAATGAAGGATCGACTTTATTCCATGACGTATATTTTTCGATGAAATTTGTAGAAATTTTACTTATAACAGGGGCTAATGTAGATGATCCGCTGAAACTTATCTGAGTATTTACATCAGAATTTTTCTTGGTTTCTCCTCCGTTTCCTTCTGTACTTTTGTTTCCGCAGCTTATAGCAGTTGTGAAAAATAACGCAGCTACTGCAATTAACATAAATATTTTTTTCATTTAAAAATCTTCCTCTTAAAAATTGTTTATTATTTATATTTTACTCTATAAATCGAAAAAAGCAAGGGTTTTATTTGATTATTTTATAAAAAAATAATTATAAGAAGTATAGTTGTTATAATAATTAATCGTTATTCTTATTTATACTTTTAAAATGTAATTCTCCAAATTATTCATGAAATTTGAGTTCCGATTTTTCGGTTTTTTTAATAATTTCACAATTTTTGTAAATAGAATCTTTATATTCGCCGGAATTATCAAAATAACGGACTTTAAAGTCTTTTGCTCAAATTTAACAGCAACAATAAAAATACAACAGACATTATACAGACATTTACAATAAAAGGCAGATGCGATCCGGCATTGAGCAAATGTCCCGACAATAGTGAACCGACAGCATTTCCTAAAAATCCTACAGCTGAAGCTACTCCCAATATTTTCCCCTGTTCTTCTTTATATCTGTGGGCGATAATGCTGTTTCCGAGAGAACGGACTATTTCGTAGGTCATTGTATAAACAGCCATTAATACGTAAGACACTGCTCCGAGATTCAGTCTGTATAATATAACGGACATCAGTATAATTCCTAAAAATATCATCGTTTTATGAATTGTTATTTCTTTGTATTTAGCTATAAGTCTTACGAGCAGCACACTCGTTCCGAAAAATGCCGATAACGAAGAAAACATTACAAATGTACCGATTGTATCGGAATTTACTTTTATGTAAAATTTCAAAAAATAATTTAAAGCACTGGCATAAGAGTATATTCCTACACTTGACAAAAATATTATAAAACAGAAAAATTTGGAATAATTATCCAATTCAAATATATATTTGAATGTAGCAAAAGGATTAAGATTTTTCTTTTCTTTTGGCTCTGTTTCATCGTGTTTTGTAACTATTTCTTTCAAAATAAATAGTATTAATATGGAAACAGTCGTCCCGCATATAAATTGCAGTGCAAAAGGGTATCTTGTATCAATCCTTGCGACCATTCCTCCGATTTTTTGTCCTATTGCTCCGCCTATTACTGCAGCAGAACTGACTTTTGCGATATTTTTACTTTTTGTTTCTTTTGATGACAATCGGCTTACATATCCGAAAGCTACGGCATAGGTTCCGCCCGAAGCAAAGCCCGAAAAAGCTCTCGCCAGAAAGATGATCGGCAAGTAATTTACAAAACCGAAAAACAGTTGTGCAGTTCCGTACATAAGAGGCATAAATATAAAGATTTTTTTCATTCCGATATTGTCAGCCAAGGCTCCTAAGTAAGGAGAAGAAATAAACATTGCAGTACTCATAACCGCCAGAAATTCTCCCGAAATACTTTTTTTCCAATTTCTCAACTCTATCAATCCCGGAGTTGCGGGATGTGCAAAATTATAAACTATAATGCAAAGAAACATTAGTAATACCATTCGGTTTATATTTTTTTTATCCATTTTTTTCCTTTCGTTTTATTGCTTTTTATTATAATATTTTGTATACTTTATTATATAGAAATTATTTTTGAATTTGAGAATTAAATTTTAACAGATTTGAGATATTATTTCTATATATTTAAAAAAAATTTATTTAAGGAAGGTGCAAAGCTATGAAAAATCCTAATTCAAAAAACGGAAAAAGCATACTTTTTACTTGCCAGAATGCCAAATCGCTCGACATTCTTGAGCGGGACGGAAGATTTATAAATAAAAAAGAGTATATACAGGAACATTTGGAAGATGTGGCTCCAATGATACTGAAATCTTATGACTGGTTTGTAAGTGCTGCAAGTAAAAGGATTAAAAAGCCTGACGATGTGCAGTATCAAATTTGGTGTGCAGTAGGAGATGAAGTATGTATGAAGCCTATTGAAACTGAGTTAGTATACATTCTTGAAGTTCCCGATAAAGAAATTATATATTTTAATTCTTATAAATGGGACTATGTAATCAATCATCATTATGTGCCTGAAAATAACGAAGATTTGAAAAAATATGAGCAGGAAATGGAAGCTAAGGGATTTGCTAATACATATGAAATTCTTACAGGGAGATATGCCGGAAAGTTTCCTATGGAAGAGAGAAAAATAAAAGACAGCTGGGAAAGAGTTTTCGATATAGATAACTGGAATGTAAGACAGGTACAGGCTAATCTTTGGGAAATAAAAAAAGAGTGGGTAAAACGTATATTGAAGCCCGGAGAGCCTATGCCTGAAGAATATTATGTGAGATAAAAAAATATATTGATTTTCGTTGATTTATAGTGTATAATAATAACATTGTAAATGGGAGTGGATGAGTTCTGGTGTTCTCTCCGGTCTTCAAAACCGGCGTGAGGGGTTAGGAGCCTCTCAGGTGGGTTCGATTCCCACACATTCCCGCCAAATTACGTAAAATAGAAATGTTTAATAAATAGTACCGTTTTTCGGAATAATTAATGCCTGAAACGGTATTTTTTGTTTACTGAAATTTTATTTCATAACTTTAATTTTTTGATAATAAATGATATAATAATATAAATAAATTATAGTACAGTCGGGAGGAGGACATGAATGGATAAAAAAGATTTAAACATGATAGTTTGCGGAGGGTGAAACTCGAAAATAGGGCCGGGTGCTCTTTCAAGTTTATTAAAGGATTTGCCCAAAAAGGAAGATAAAAATTTAATAGTGGGATATGAATCTTCGGATGATGCCGCAGTTTACAAAATATCCGAAGATAAAGCAATCATCCAGACATTGGACTTCTTTACAACGATGATTAACGATCCTTATTTATACGGACAAATAGCTGCAACTAATGCTCTCAGTGATATTTACGCAATGGGCGGAGAAGTAATATCCGCTTTAAATATAGTTGCTTTTCCTGAAAAAATGGATATGGAAATATTGCATCAAATATTGAAAGGCGGAGCGGAAAAAGTTCATGAAGCGGGAGGAGTTCTTGCAGGAGGTCATTCTATACATGATTCTACACCGAAATACGGGCTGTCTGTTACGGGAATTATACATCCCGATAAAATACTCATGAATAATAACTGTAAAGAAGGAGATGCTCTTATAGTTACGAAACCTTTGGGAGTGAGTATTATAAATTCGGCTCATATGATCGGTGAATGTTCTGAAGAAACTTTCGCAAAATGTATTAAGCAAATGACGACGTTAAATAAATATGCAGCGGAAATTATGAAAAATTATCCTGTAAACAGCTGTACAGATATAACAGGATTCGGATTTTTAGGGCATTTGTATGAAATGCTGGATGGGAAATACTCTGCAGAAATTATAGGGAAAGATATTCCCATGCTTCCCGAAGCCTATCGTTGTGCAGGTGATTTTATAATCACATCAGGCGGACAGCTGAACAGAAATTATCTTCAGGATAAAGTGGATTTTAAAATTAAGGATTTTCCTTTGGAAGAAATAATGTATGATCCGCAAACATCGGGAGGACTTTTAATAAGTTTACCTTCAGAATATGCGGAAGAATTACTTGAAAAACTTAATAAACTTGAAATTAAAAGTGCCGTTGTAGGAAAAGTAATAAAAAAACAGGAAAAAGACATAATAATAGTATAATTTTGTCGACAAAAATAACAGATAAGGAGAAAACATCAATGAAAAAATATGAAT belongs to Pseudoleptotrichia goodfellowii and includes:
- a CDS encoding GNAT family N-acetyltransferase, with protein sequence MGAAWVRIMDDYGHIDNETPSLAMSLFKEYRNLGIGTVLLNELLSELKIRGYLKVSLSVQKDNYAQKMYKKAGFKVIKENEEEYIMLAEL
- a CDS encoding MFS transporter; the protein is MVLLMFLCIIVYNFAHPATPGLIELRNWKKSISGEFLAVMSTAMFISSPYLGALADNIGMKKIFIFMPLMYGTAQLFFGFVNYLPIIFLARAFSGFASGGTYAVAFGYVSRLSSKETKSKNIAKVSSAAVIGGAIGQKIGGMVARIDTRYPFALQFICGTTVSILILFILKEIVTKHDETEPKEKKNLNPFATFKYIFELDNYSKFFCFIIFLSSVGIYSYASALNYFLKFYIKVNSDTIGTFVMFSSLSAFFGTSVLLVRLIAKYKEITIHKTMIFLGIILMSVILYRLNLGAVSYVLMAVYTMTYEIVRSLGNSIIAHRYKEEQGKILGVASAVGFLGNAVGSLLSGHLLNAGSHLPFIVNVCIMSVVFLLLLLNLSKRL
- the selD gene encoding selenide, water dikinase SelD, with protein sequence MGPGALSSLLKDLPKKEDKNLIVGYESSDDAAVYKISEDKAIIQTLDFFTTMINDPYLYGQIAATNALSDIYAMGGEVISALNIVAFPEKMDMEILHQILKGGAEKVHEAGGVLAGGHSIHDSTPKYGLSVTGIIHPDKILMNNNCKEGDALIVTKPLGVSIINSAHMIGECSEETFAKCIKQMTTLNKYAAEIMKNYPVNSCTDITGFGFLGHLYEMLDGKYSAEIIGKDIPMLPEAYRCAGDFIITSGGQLNRNYLQDKVDFKIKDFPLEEIMYDPQTSGGLLISLPSEYAEELLEKLNKLEIKSAVVGKVIKKQEKDIIIV
- a CDS encoding PstA family ABC transporter permease, with product MKNNDLIIKTWIYISTITVISVIFGIFYFIISKGIGRVNLDFIFKNPEGMPLGSEGGVKNAIIGSIFLMFIAILFSVLLGVACAIYNTIYCKSKIIGTVINLTVQCIASIPSIIIGLFVYGFFIVTFNVPRSMLTAGIALGIMVFPFVEVRIEKAVLNMDRQFIKDSYSLGIEKDYMCRKLILPVIKKEIVSTGILAGSHAIGATAPLLLTGAVFIGGTSDKLLSPVMALPFHLHMLLGQTALHDKAYATAFVLICILIILHILSEIIISGLGGKIIEYIGNKRY
- a CDS encoding DUF3841 domain-containing protein, with the translated sequence MKNPNSKNGKSILFTCQNAKSLDILERDGRFINKKEYIQEHLEDVAPMILKSYDWFVSAASKRIKKPDDVQYQIWCAVGDEVCMKPIETELVYILEVPDKEIIYFNSYKWDYVINHHYVPENNEDLKKYEQEMEAKGFANTYEILTGRYAGKFPMEERKIKDSWERVFDIDNWNVRQVQANLWEIKKEWVKRILKPGEPMPEEYYVR
- the pstC gene encoding phosphate ABC transporter permease subunit PstC gives rise to the protein MKNIFKYSIYLLTTLSMFILAVLLIYLFAEALPFFKEVKIPDFIFGKVWRASEPNQSFQIFNILYAGFYISILACIISFPFSYGISMYICFYSKGIFKKMIIWAVNILSGIPSIVYGFFGMTVILKILEKTFRMSTGESVLAGSLILSVMIIPFFVANCIEHIETIKEKYGKDSDAMGITKEYFIRKIVFRETRFSVLTAFILAFARATGETMAVMTVIGNSPQFPKLLTKAETVPALIALEIGMSEVGSKHYSALFASAFVLLTTVMIINIIFFILNKMRRIYIEK
- a CDS encoding type 2 periplasmic-binding domain-containing protein, translating into MKDINVRQDTIQAPTMGALVEKIIENKNAIGYASFGITNQNAGKLTPLKVDGVEPTEANILNKSYYISRPLIIMKKGELTKTEKIFVDLLKSEEGKKVIKSMGFIPVSE
- a CDS encoding phosphate ABC transporter ATP-binding protein — encoded protein: MNILEIKDISISYDNKEILKNININVKKNEILCIMGQSGCGKSTLLSLINGFLEENGGKYTGDVFLNGQNIKSIKLLNLRRKVSTLFQDSKPFPLSIESNILYPIEFYEGKIKDKKERVEKYLKDVNLYNEVKDNLKMSAVKLAGGQKQRLCIARMLTTNPDILIFDEPCSSLDEENSLIIENLIKKLSGKYTIILTTHNPEQAERVADRIFMVGK
- a CDS encoding substrate-binding domain-containing protein → MKKIFMLIAVAALFFTTAISCGNKSTEGNGGETKKNSDVNTQISFSGSSTLAPVISKISTNFIEKYTSWNKVDPSLPAENITIYVSSGGSGAGVKAVMDGVANFGMLARDIKDGEKEKIKNLKAFTLGLDALTISVNPQNKFIQLKGGNITKEEIIKIFSGEYKKWSDLDKSLPDEEIVVVTRDLSGGAHEVF